The following are from one region of the Veillonella nakazawae genome:
- a CDS encoding OPT family oligopeptide transporter — protein sequence MKHDFMSHDLHLPELTLRGMLLGALITVIFTASNVYLGLKVGLTFSSSIPAAIISMAILRFFKDSNVLENNMVQTQASAAGTLSAIIFILPGLLMLGYWNGFPFWQTFLLCACGGSLGVLFTIPLRRAMVVNSDLPYPEGRAAAEILKVGSHNGGQGPQSSSGMGDIVSGGLVAGLISLCANGFKVLGDSMSFWLPVGSKGITQIPLGFSTALLGAGYLIGIASGIAILVGVLIAWAGFVPYFTNIFAPDGGATAKFAMAVWKSKVRFIGAGAIGIAAIWTLITLIKPIIEGMKISVKSMNSSSSERELHRMDTDMSTKSVLGVFAVILIGLVFTFWEFVSAVPISAGLMWTLVIVGVLVALLIGFFVAAACGYMAGLIGTSASPISGIGILATIISSLVVYFIASENNLFATEAGVQFATAMAIFMTSVVIAIASISNDNLQDLKTGQLVGATPWRQQIALLLGSVAGAVAIAPVLNLLYQAYGFTGALPRAEMDPNAALSAPQATLMTTIAQGIFNSSMEWDYILIGVGVGVVAIIVNLILKSTTASLTLPPLAVGMGIYLPPTLEVPLIIGSFISYFVGRYLVARAKMRAGELAEYDVEQSNRRGVLFASGLIVGESLIGVIIAVIIVLSVTTGGGESPLELVGPDFESTAQWLGLLAFAFSGLYLVRRVVTHKFNKEEALAMKAEQEQQ from the coding sequence ATGAAACATGACTTTATGAGCCATGACCTTCATCTGCCGGAACTGACACTACGTGGGATGCTACTTGGTGCATTGATTACTGTAATTTTTACAGCATCTAACGTATATCTCGGTTTGAAGGTTGGTTTGACATTCTCGTCATCCATTCCGGCAGCCATTATTTCAATGGCAATTTTACGTTTCTTCAAGGATTCTAACGTTCTTGAAAACAACATGGTACAAACACAGGCTTCCGCAGCTGGTACTTTGTCCGCAATTATCTTTATCTTGCCAGGTCTACTTATGCTTGGCTATTGGAATGGTTTCCCATTCTGGCAAACATTCTTGCTCTGCGCATGCGGTGGTTCTCTTGGCGTGTTATTCACCATTCCATTGCGTCGTGCCATGGTAGTAAATAGTGATCTACCATATCCAGAAGGCCGTGCAGCAGCAGAAATCTTGAAGGTTGGTTCTCACAATGGTGGCCAAGGCCCTCAATCTAGCTCCGGTATGGGCGATATCGTATCCGGTGGTTTGGTAGCTGGTCTTATCAGTCTTTGTGCGAACGGCTTCAAAGTTCTTGGGGACAGCATGAGCTTCTGGCTTCCTGTAGGTAGCAAAGGTATTACGCAAATTCCATTGGGCTTCTCTACAGCGTTGTTAGGTGCTGGTTACCTTATCGGTATCGCTTCTGGTATCGCTATCCTAGTTGGTGTACTCATCGCGTGGGCTGGCTTCGTACCTTATTTCACTAATATCTTTGCTCCAGATGGCGGTGCTACTGCTAAGTTTGCAATGGCTGTTTGGAAGTCTAAAGTTCGTTTCATCGGTGCGGGTGCTATCGGTATCGCAGCGATTTGGACTTTGATTACATTGATCAAACCTATCATCGAAGGTATGAAAATTTCTGTTAAATCCATGAACAGCAGTTCTAGTGAACGCGAATTGCATCGTATGGATACAGATATGAGTACAAAATCCGTTTTAGGCGTGTTCGCAGTTATTCTTATTGGTTTAGTATTCACATTCTGGGAATTCGTTTCTGCAGTACCTATTAGCGCAGGCTTAATGTGGACACTTGTTATCGTAGGTGTTCTCGTAGCATTGCTAATCGGCTTCTTCGTAGCTGCTGCATGTGGTTACATGGCAGGTCTTATCGGTACATCTGCATCTCCAATCTCTGGTATTGGTATCTTGGCGACTATTATTTCTTCCTTAGTGGTGTACTTCATCGCTTCTGAAAATAACTTGTTCGCTACAGAAGCAGGCGTACAATTCGCTACAGCTATGGCTATCTTCATGACATCCGTAGTTATCGCCATTGCATCTATTTCTAACGATAACTTGCAAGACTTGAAAACAGGTCAACTCGTTGGTGCAACACCTTGGCGTCAACAAATTGCGTTGTTACTTGGTTCCGTAGCCGGTGCAGTTGCAATTGCTCCAGTTCTTAACTTGCTTTACCAAGCATACGGCTTCACAGGTGCGTTACCACGTGCTGAAATGGACCCTAATGCTGCATTATCCGCACCTCAAGCAACTTTGATGACTACAATTGCTCAAGGTATCTTCAACTCCAGCATGGAATGGGATTATATCTTGATCGGCGTTGGTGTTGGCGTTGTAGCAATTATCGTTAACTTGATTCTTAAGAGCACAACAGCTTCCTTAACATTGCCTCCATTGGCAGTTGGTATGGGTATCTACTTACCACCAACATTGGAAGTGCCTCTCATTATAGGTTCTTTCATTAGCTACTTCGTAGGCCGTTACCTAGTAGCTCGTGCTAAAATGCGTGCTGGCGAACTCGCTGAGTACGATGTTGAACAATCTAACCGCCGTGGCGTTCTCTTCGCTTCTGGTTTGATTGTTGGTGAAAGCTTGATTGGTGTAATCATAGCTGTTATTATTGTATTGTCTGTTACAACTGGTGGCGGTGAATCTCCACTTGAATTAGTAGGTCCTGATTTTGAAAGCACAGCACAATGGTTAGGATTGCTTGCATTTGCATTCTCTGGTCTCTACCTTGTTCGTCGTGTTGTAACTCACAAATTCAATAAAGAAGAAGCTTTAGCAATGAAAGCTGAGCAAGAACAACAATAA
- a CDS encoding class II fumarate hydratase — protein sequence METRTEYDSMGPVEVDARRIYGPQTQRSFNNFKIGDHRIPIEQIKALALVKKACALTNAKCGAVTEEKAKLIAQVVDEIVEGKWNDEFPLTVFQTGSGTQTNMNVNEVIAHRAKQLDESNPLHPNDDVNRGQSTNDTFPTAMHICAYFEITKRVIPALDGLIESFEKLQEKGKGLQKVGRTHLQDATFIMVDQEISAFVDGLKTAKTMLLQNADYLLDVALGGTAVGTGVNTPKGYLDVMETVLPEVTGAPFRVKNNKFQGLALKDAFMMAHGALNTLATTLFKIANDVRFLGSGPRCGYGEWHLPENEPGSSIMPGKVNPTQCEALTMVCAQVFGHNTTMTLCAGSGAFQLNVYMPIMIYDFVESCRLLADAMNSFTTHCIDGVEFVPEKLNFFVEQSLMIATSLTPYIGYDKSAKVVKEAYKRGCSIKEIILEEKLMTEDEFAEAVRMK from the coding sequence ATGGAAACAAGAACTGAATATGATTCAATGGGACCAGTCGAAGTCGACGCTAGACGAATTTACGGACCTCAAACGCAACGCTCGTTCAATAACTTTAAGATCGGTGACCACCGCATCCCTATTGAACAAATCAAAGCGCTTGCGCTTGTCAAAAAAGCATGTGCTTTAACTAATGCTAAGTGTGGCGCAGTAACTGAGGAAAAAGCGAAACTCATCGCTCAAGTAGTAGATGAAATCGTGGAAGGCAAATGGAATGATGAATTCCCATTAACAGTATTCCAAACAGGTTCTGGCACACAAACTAATATGAATGTGAACGAGGTAATCGCTCACCGGGCTAAACAGTTAGATGAAAGCAATCCGCTTCATCCTAACGACGATGTAAACCGCGGCCAAAGTACAAACGATACATTCCCTACGGCAATGCATATCTGCGCATACTTTGAAATTACAAAACGCGTAATCCCTGCATTGGACGGTCTTATCGAATCTTTCGAGAAATTGCAAGAAAAAGGAAAAGGCTTACAAAAAGTTGGTCGTACTCATCTGCAAGACGCGACTTTCATCATGGTGGACCAAGAAATCAGCGCCTTTGTGGACGGCTTAAAAACTGCAAAAACTATGCTCCTTCAAAATGCTGACTACCTACTCGACGTAGCCCTTGGCGGCACTGCGGTCGGCACAGGTGTAAACACGCCTAAAGGCTATCTAGACGTTATGGAAACTGTATTGCCAGAGGTAACAGGTGCTCCATTCCGCGTGAAGAACAATAAATTCCAAGGACTCGCTCTTAAAGATGCGTTCATGATGGCTCACGGTGCACTTAACACATTGGCTACGACACTATTCAAAATCGCTAACGATGTTCGCTTCTTAGGTTCTGGCCCTCGTTGCGGTTACGGCGAATGGCATCTACCTGAAAACGAACCGGGCTCCTCCATCATGCCAGGCAAGGTCAACCCTACACAATGTGAAGCCTTGACCATGGTATGCGCTCAAGTATTCGGTCACAATACGACTATGACACTCTGTGCAGGCAGCGGTGCATTCCAATTGAACGTATACATGCCTATCATGATTTATGATTTTGTTGAAAGCTGTCGCCTCCTCGCAGATGCAATGAATTCTTTCACAACACACTGCATCGACGGTGTCGAATTCGTACCTGAAAAACTCAACTTCTTTGTAGAACAATCCCTCATGATCGCTACATCTCTAACACCATACATCGGCTACGATAAGAGTGCTAAGGTTGTAAAAGAAGCGTACAAACGCGGTTGCTCTATTAAAGAAATCATCTTAGAAGAAAAACTCATGACCGAAGACGAATTTGCTGAAGCAGTTCGCATGAAATAA
- a CDS encoding metallophosphoesterase, producing the protein MRILFNIIFSAILVIGLVGFWALFLNLWKPKKKWPAWVGYIIIIGAWFAAIRYYILNQVDLYGTMYYPLMNLFRTESYGFLFGLFLAIPVFIVLGLLYWAVNKIWSKTPEENRTGRRAFFRTAATVVPLATIGGSSYAAYVGQHEIEVTHESFGYTNLPPGLKDYKIVQLSDIHVGPSIDLDDLDEILKLALVEKPNRVVITGDLIDKLAWLPQVCERLTTFAKQIPDGVDFILGNHEYHHDVNKVLDELKHNTPMNILVNSNIQIMGGKQPVYIAGVAYDNDREKEKREAMIDKALSGIPDYAFVILLAHHPEFFEEAIERKIPLTLSGHTHGGQIVFMGMPLVPTGTPYTKGRYVEEQSVCYVNNGTGHWFPIRINCPREITVITFFDGVA; encoded by the coding sequence ATGAGAATTCTATTTAATATCATTTTTTCTGCTATCCTTGTAATAGGATTGGTAGGATTTTGGGCGCTTTTCCTCAATTTGTGGAAGCCTAAAAAGAAATGGCCTGCTTGGGTGGGTTATATAATTATTATCGGTGCGTGGTTCGCTGCCATCCGATACTATATACTCAATCAAGTGGATCTATACGGAACGATGTATTATCCGTTGATGAATCTATTCCGTACTGAAAGTTACGGTTTTCTCTTTGGCCTATTCTTGGCTATTCCTGTATTCATCGTCCTAGGTTTACTATACTGGGCGGTTAATAAAATTTGGAGCAAAACGCCAGAGGAAAATAGAACAGGCCGTCGCGCCTTCTTTAGAACGGCAGCCACAGTGGTGCCATTAGCAACCATAGGCGGTTCTAGCTATGCAGCCTATGTAGGTCAACATGAGATTGAGGTTACTCATGAAAGCTTCGGTTATACGAACTTACCGCCTGGGTTAAAGGATTATAAAATCGTTCAACTCAGCGATATTCATGTAGGCCCAAGCATCGACTTAGATGACCTTGATGAAATTTTAAAGCTCGCCCTTGTAGAAAAGCCTAATCGTGTTGTTATCACTGGTGATTTAATCGATAAACTGGCTTGGTTGCCACAGGTTTGTGAAAGACTGACAACCTTTGCAAAACAAATTCCAGACGGCGTCGATTTTATATTAGGTAATCATGAGTACCATCACGATGTGAATAAGGTGCTAGACGAACTGAAACATAATACACCGATGAACATCCTTGTGAATAGCAATATTCAAATTATGGGTGGTAAGCAACCTGTATATATTGCTGGTGTTGCGTACGACAATGATCGGGAAAAAGAAAAGCGTGAAGCTATGATTGATAAGGCTTTATCTGGTATTCCAGACTATGCCTTTGTTATCCTATTAGCGCATCACCCTGAATTCTTTGAAGAAGCCATTGAACGTAAAATTCCATTGACCCTCTCTGGTCACACTCACGGTGGTCAAATCGTCTTTATGGGCATGCCGTTAGTACCAACAGGTACACCATATACAAAAGGTCGATACGTAGAAGAACAAAGCGTGTGCTACGTTAATAACGGTACAGGCCACTGGTTCCCAATCCGTATCAACTGCCCACGAGAAATTACAGTCATTACATTCTTTGATGGCGTGGCTTAG
- the mutY gene encoding A/G-specific adenine glycosylase, giving the protein MTDKKNPKWVPQLLAWYDVHKRELPWRDCGDPYKIWVSEVMSQQTRIEAMKPYYDNWMRLFPTLEDLAKASEDEVVHAWQGLGYYSRARNLRLGVKDVVENYGGIVPRDRKTMESLKGVGSYTAGAVLSMAYNEPEVAVDGNVLRIYARLYRIFDDILSTKGKKAITAIVEETLPHDRPGDFNQALMDFGSAVCIPKTPRCGECPIVNMCEAYQHKDTDKLPVRIKKTKVVEVPLFVGILQYEDYYLLHKRPNRGLLRSMWEFPSVEMVSAFDEGERGLEELVRDLGFELALQPVLVKEITHIFSHRKWFMKAFRGDLTYAGDAKNITIGVIQKQLPKDWMLIKRDEFADYAWAGPHGKLTEMAK; this is encoded by the coding sequence ATGACTGATAAAAAGAACCCTAAGTGGGTGCCACAGCTGTTGGCGTGGTATGATGTGCATAAACGGGAATTGCCGTGGCGCGATTGTGGAGACCCTTATAAGATTTGGGTGTCCGAGGTGATGAGCCAGCAGACGCGCATTGAGGCGATGAAGCCCTATTATGACAATTGGATGCGTTTATTTCCAACCTTGGAGGACCTAGCAAAGGCCTCTGAGGATGAGGTGGTTCACGCTTGGCAGGGGCTTGGTTACTATAGCCGTGCTCGTAACTTGCGCCTTGGTGTAAAGGACGTCGTGGAAAACTACGGTGGTATTGTGCCCCGTGACCGCAAGACGATGGAGTCCTTGAAGGGCGTAGGATCTTATACAGCTGGAGCTGTGCTATCCATGGCGTACAACGAACCAGAGGTAGCTGTAGACGGCAATGTACTGCGCATTTACGCTCGTTTATATCGCATCTTTGATGATATTTTGAGCACTAAAGGTAAGAAGGCTATAACTGCTATTGTAGAGGAAACATTACCTCACGATCGGCCTGGTGATTTTAACCAAGCCTTAATGGATTTTGGCTCTGCCGTGTGCATTCCAAAAACTCCGCGCTGTGGAGAATGCCCTATTGTAAACATGTGCGAAGCATACCAACATAAGGATACGGACAAATTACCTGTGCGTATCAAGAAAACGAAGGTTGTAGAGGTGCCTCTATTTGTAGGCATCTTGCAATACGAAGACTATTATCTATTGCATAAACGCCCGAATCGTGGGTTGTTACGGTCCATGTGGGAATTCCCTTCGGTGGAAATGGTATCTGCCTTTGACGAAGGTGAACGAGGCCTTGAAGAATTAGTTAGGGACCTAGGTTTTGAACTAGCTTTACAACCTGTCTTAGTAAAAGAAATAACACATATTTTCTCTCATAGAAAATGGTTTATGAAAGCATTCCGCGGCGATTTGACGTACGCAGGAGATGCTAAAAATATAACAATCGGAGTCATCCAAAAGCAATTGCCAAAGGACTGGATGCTCATCAAGCGCGACGAGTTCGCCGATTATGCTTGGGCAGGTCCTCATGGTAAATTGACGGAGATGGCAAAATAA
- a CDS encoding 8-oxo-dGTP diphosphatase has product MKPTTLVFPIDEQNRILLGRKKRGFGADKYNGFGGKLEAGESFRDCAIRELFEESGLHGRSEDLECVAAFDFQFPFDESLTHVGYVYFLRTFTGNVEETDEMEPHWLTVDEIPYEHMWDGDRQWLPMLLEGKKLKGPIVFGRDNSTVDKMELTTVDTVLESEHLARIDLYING; this is encoded by the coding sequence ATGAAACCGACGACGCTCGTATTTCCTATTGATGAACAAAATCGCATATTGCTAGGTCGTAAGAAACGTGGTTTCGGGGCTGATAAATATAATGGATTTGGTGGTAAACTCGAGGCTGGTGAAAGCTTCCGAGACTGTGCTATCCGTGAGTTGTTTGAGGAATCTGGCCTTCATGGTCGCTCGGAAGATTTAGAATGTGTGGCTGCTTTTGATTTTCAATTTCCCTTTGATGAAAGTTTAACACATGTTGGTTATGTGTATTTTTTGCGTACTTTCACAGGCAATGTAGAGGAAACCGACGAGATGGAGCCTCATTGGCTAACGGTCGATGAAATTCCCTATGAGCACATGTGGGATGGTGACCGCCAATGGTTGCCAATGCTGCTAGAAGGCAAGAAGTTAAAAGGGCCTATCGTATTTGGCCGAGACAACAGTACGGTAGATAAGATGGAATTGACCACTGTGGATACCGTTCTTGAAAGCGAACACTTGGCGCGCATTGATCTGTATATTAATGGATAA
- a CDS encoding DUF4931 domain-containing protein, translated as MNKPLRFNIALGRTKPVNIRNEEVRCPFCDRSKLTDILDTSGHIIWLMNKYPVLDKTWPTVIIETETDEGEFSTLPADEAARILQFGLDKWRETRDRKEFKSVLFFKNHGYMSGGSIRHPHSQIIGLEDYDYHEDITAQNMEGWLLHEDQDVRITLSTQPIIGFFEYNIRFKPDAPVRSVALRLQQVLRYVLRSIANYSQSYNYFVYNLENGYDYIKVVARYVTTPLYVGYKIPQTCDEERAAKIIQDIAPYFHASK; from the coding sequence ATGAATAAACCACTACGATTTAACATCGCACTAGGGCGCACAAAGCCTGTTAATATTCGGAACGAAGAAGTGCGCTGCCCCTTCTGTGATCGTTCAAAATTAACGGATATCCTAGATACTTCAGGTCATATCATTTGGCTCATGAACAAATATCCTGTACTAGATAAAACATGGCCGACGGTTATTATTGAAACGGAAACGGACGAAGGCGAATTTTCCACCTTGCCTGCTGATGAAGCAGCCCGTATTCTCCAATTCGGCCTAGATAAATGGCGTGAAACACGAGATCGGAAAGAGTTCAAATCTGTACTGTTCTTCAAAAATCACGGATACATGTCTGGCGGTTCCATTCGTCATCCTCACAGCCAAATCATAGGCCTTGAAGATTACGATTACCACGAAGATATTACAGCTCAAAATATGGAAGGCTGGCTCTTGCATGAAGATCAAGATGTGCGCATCACCTTGTCCACGCAGCCTATCATTGGCTTCTTTGAGTACAATATTCGCTTCAAGCCAGATGCCCCGGTTCGCTCCGTTGCATTGCGTTTACAACAGGTATTGCGTTATGTATTGCGCAGCATCGCCAATTACAGCCAGTCCTATAACTATTTTGTATATAATCTTGAGAACGGCTACGACTACATCAAGGTAGTAGCCCGTTATGTCACAACACCACTTTACGTGGGTTACAAAATTCCTCAAACTTGCGACGAAGAACGAGCTGCAAAAATCATTCAAGACATTGCGCCGTACTTCCACGCTTCAAAATAG
- a CDS encoding metallophosphoesterase: MKVFAIGDLHLSGNPPTKPMDIFGPHWDNHWSRIKENWIDHVTDEDIVFLVGDMSWALRLDEAACDLQEIASMPGKKYMIRGNHDYWWASANKMRNLMGDAITFLQGHGTAQLIQTEEGPRIIAFGGTRAYLCPGDSHFIPETDQSIYDRELMRTEAALQEMDAAVKSLIEEITAKTKEDTTGSEMTEPLIIDIHNTPVTKLLLLHYPPLNESNTPSGFTALMETYNVDTCIFGHLHDQISFKRIPKEFGSTKLELVSADYLDFRLKEIM; the protein is encoded by the coding sequence ATGAAAGTATTTGCCATCGGCGATCTCCATCTATCTGGCAATCCTCCGACGAAGCCGATGGATATTTTTGGTCCCCATTGGGATAACCACTGGAGCCGCATCAAAGAAAATTGGATCGACCATGTAACAGATGAAGATATAGTCTTTCTCGTAGGTGACATGAGTTGGGCTCTTCGCCTAGATGAAGCGGCTTGCGACTTACAAGAAATTGCATCCATGCCGGGTAAGAAATATATGATTCGAGGCAATCACGACTACTGGTGGGCCTCCGCTAACAAGATGAGAAATCTCATGGGCGATGCTATCACCTTCTTGCAAGGTCATGGTACCGCACAGCTTATTCAAACAGAAGAAGGCCCTCGCATTATTGCCTTTGGTGGAACACGCGCCTACCTCTGCCCTGGAGACTCCCATTTCATACCAGAAACAGACCAATCCATTTACGATAGAGAACTGATGCGTACCGAAGCAGCGCTGCAAGAAATGGATGCAGCTGTGAAATCACTGATAGAAGAAATCACAGCTAAAACTAAAGAGGATACAACAGGTTCTGAAATGACAGAGCCATTAATAATAGACATACACAACACACCAGTAACAAAATTGTTATTGTTGCACTATCCTCCGCTCAATGAGTCCAACACTCCTTCAGGCTTTACAGCACTCATGGAGACATACAATGTAGATACTTGTATCTTTGGTCATTTACACGATCAAATATCCTTTAAGCGCATTCCAAAGGAATTTGGTTCTACTAAATTAGAGCTAGTGTCTGCAGATTACCTAGACTTTAGACTGAAAGAAATTATGTAA
- a CDS encoding molybdopterin-binding protein has translation MKSIRTQDAVGHALIHDLVRIVIGEVKDTPFRRGHVITEEDIPKLLDLGKEHIFVMEPEDEGFLHEEDVARALYNMAGGENMHAGPMAQGKIEAIADVDGLFKVDVDRLHAINSIGELTIVTRFNNTPVKVGDKLAGMRCIPLLLEEQQVEDAKKIANGKPLLNVKPFVRKTMGIVTTGSEVFEGRIKDAFTPIIEERCAEFGVNKVAHEIVTDNTDDIVAAIDKVKAAGADIIFCTGGMSVDPDDLTPGAIKRYADRVVTYGLPVLPGSMVCIAYCADGTPILGVPGGVLFSKPTAFDEILPRLVANDEITKEDCIRMGHGGFLG, from the coding sequence ATGAAATCCATTAGAACACAAGATGCCGTAGGGCATGCATTAATACATGATTTAGTACGCATTGTCATAGGAGAGGTGAAAGATACGCCATTCCGTCGTGGCCATGTTATTACGGAAGAGGATATTCCGAAATTACTAGACCTTGGTAAAGAGCATATCTTTGTGATGGAACCTGAGGATGAAGGATTCTTGCACGAAGAGGACGTGGCACGTGCTTTGTACAATATGGCAGGTGGCGAAAATATGCACGCTGGACCTATGGCGCAAGGTAAAATCGAAGCTATTGCGGACGTAGACGGTCTCTTTAAAGTTGATGTGGATCGCTTACATGCTATTAATAGTATTGGCGAGCTTACTATTGTAACGAGATTTAATAATACACCGGTGAAAGTAGGCGATAAATTAGCGGGCATGCGTTGTATTCCATTGTTATTAGAGGAACAACAAGTGGAGGATGCAAAGAAAATTGCTAATGGCAAGCCTTTACTTAATGTAAAACCATTCGTACGCAAAACAATGGGCATTGTTACTACAGGTTCCGAAGTATTTGAAGGCCGCATTAAAGATGCTTTCACCCCAATCATTGAGGAACGTTGTGCAGAGTTTGGTGTAAATAAAGTAGCCCATGAAATCGTAACGGATAATACAGACGATATTGTGGCGGCCATCGACAAGGTAAAAGCAGCTGGTGCTGACATTATTTTTTGTACCGGCGGCATGAGCGTTGACCCTGACGATTTAACACCAGGGGCCATTAAACGTTATGCAGATCGCGTAGTGACATACGGATTACCTGTATTGCCAGGTTCTATGGTTTGTATTGCGTACTGTGCAGATGGTACACCGATTCTTGGCGTTCCGGGTGGCGTATTATTTAGCAAACCAACGGCATTTGATGAAATTTTGCCACGCCTCGTAGCAAATGATGAAATTACTAAAGAAGACTGCATTCGCATGGGGCATGGTGGATTCTTGGGATAA
- the crcB gene encoding fluoride efflux transporter CrcB, translating into MEKYIAVAIGGAVGALCRMALGEWVMTKVSSFPYGTVVVNLIGCLIIGLVLGLYMQKPDLSQLARFFLVVGGLGAFTTFSTFAFEMLQLMMAESYVQALFYGSVQVVGGLILCWIGVLLARILGAI; encoded by the coding sequence ATGGAAAAATACATTGCAGTTGCCATTGGTGGCGCAGTTGGTGCGTTGTGTCGCATGGCTCTTGGCGAATGGGTTATGACAAAGGTGAGTTCCTTTCCATATGGAACGGTTGTAGTAAACCTCATTGGTTGCCTTATTATTGGCCTTGTACTAGGTCTATATATGCAAAAGCCAGATTTATCGCAGTTGGCGAGGTTCTTCCTCGTTGTTGGTGGACTTGGTGCATTTACAACATTTTCTACCTTTGCCTTTGAAATGTTACAACTCATGATGGCTGAGTCTTATGTACAAGCTTTATTCTATGGCTCTGTACAAGTTGTAGGGGGCTTAATCCTTTGCTGGATTGGTGTGCTACTTGCGCGTATACTCGGTGCAATCTGA
- a CDS encoding helix-turn-helix domain-containing protein, with amino-acid sequence MKPATTPLTELRINTYEDPFLQHQYVCLGHKIANIRISLNMSQHELARHVGISRSYLSKLECGTGISGMSLEILFKIAQAFQIDVAQLVRLRIIDYKSCNAHLTSHYKRLEFLSHTRNSALTKVKPKLS; translated from the coding sequence ATGAAACCTGCAACAACACCGTTAACTGAGCTGCGAATAAATACCTACGAAGACCCATTTTTACAACATCAATATGTGTGTTTAGGTCATAAAATTGCCAACATTCGCATATCTCTAAATATGTCCCAACACGAGCTAGCACGCCACGTTGGGATTAGTCGCAGTTATCTGAGTAAGCTAGAGTGTGGCACAGGCATATCCGGCATGTCTTTAGAAATTTTATTTAAAATCGCTCAAGCATTCCAAATTGATGTAGCTCAGCTTGTAAGGTTGCGTATTATAGATTATAAAAGTTGCAATGCTCATCTTACGTCACACTATAAACGATTAGAATTTCTAAGTCATACGAGGAACAGTGCGCTAACTAAAGTTAAGCCAAAGCTAAGTTAA
- a CDS encoding GntR family transcriptional regulator — protein MGRQDSKDKYKLSAVDSIERLPLSEQVYLTLKTAILTGELMPQEKLNEVKIAEQLQVSATPVREAFRKLAKDNLVVIVPWKGVTVKADTPEEIIALYQVREVMEGLGARLCARHATDEQIKELREICKEMHEIEEATERVEVNSRFHTMIAHYSGNERVVEYLASFRERVNRDMYISSFNAVRTHDCDDEHDHIVDAIERHDEVAAETAMRQHINNAFIFKKANAEVQHKKLNEV, from the coding sequence ATGGGACGACAAGATTCTAAAGATAAATACAAATTGTCCGCTGTGGACTCCATTGAAAGATTACCACTTAGTGAACAAGTTTATTTAACATTAAAAACAGCTATCTTAACAGGCGAATTGATGCCACAAGAAAAGCTTAACGAAGTAAAAATTGCAGAACAATTGCAAGTGAGTGCTACACCTGTTCGCGAAGCATTCCGTAAATTGGCTAAAGACAATCTCGTAGTTATTGTTCCTTGGAAGGGTGTTACTGTAAAGGCGGATACTCCTGAAGAGATTATTGCATTGTATCAAGTGCGTGAAGTAATGGAAGGCCTTGGGGCGCGACTTTGTGCCCGTCATGCAACTGATGAACAAATTAAAGAGTTGCGTGAAATTTGTAAAGAAATGCATGAAATTGAAGAGGCTACAGAACGCGTTGAAGTAAACAGTCGTTTCCATACTATGATTGCTCATTATTCTGGTAATGAACGCGTTGTAGAATACTTAGCGAGCTTCCGTGAACGCGTTAACCGCGACATGTACATTAGCTCTTTTAATGCAGTGCGTACCCATGATTGCGACGATGAACATGATCATATCGTAGATGCTATTGAGCGTCATGATGAAGTGGCAGCAGAAACTGCTATGCGTCAGCATATCAACAATGCATTTATCTTCAAAAAAGCAAATGCTGAAGTGCAACACAAAAAACTTAATGAAGTATAA